From the Roseibium sp. HPY-6 genome, one window contains:
- a CDS encoding UbiH/UbiF family hydroxylase: MPKSKKPDIQDIVVVGGGLSGRIAALKLAQLGFSVSLVAPVSGHSDGRTTALWQKSISLLEDIGVWDELVEDSARLKKMRMIDDTDRLFRAPEVVFDSSELGLEEFGFNILNSKLNKKLQEKCDAEAGLTCVTDSAGSVTYSDDFVEVCPGSDKPVRARLAVAADGRQSLLRQAADIEVKSWSYPQVAVVLNVEHRLPHADISTEFHTQTGPFTLVPLPGRMCSIVCVETEEGANHLLSMPPAELARELERRAHSIVGTFEIVSDVQHFPLSGLNARSLIGQRLALIGETAHVFPPIGAQGLNLSLRDIDDLASTLQSARIRGSDIGGVAVLQSYEDRRRSDIASRTNAVDALNRSLLTSFLPAQIVRSAGMYMAGRIGPLRRLLMREGMAPRLGLRLP; the protein is encoded by the coding sequence ATGCCAAAATCAAAAAAACCGGACATTCAGGATATCGTTGTCGTCGGAGGTGGTCTTTCGGGACGTATTGCCGCTCTGAAACTCGCTCAACTGGGTTTCAGCGTTAGCCTTGTTGCGCCCGTATCCGGCCATTCCGATGGACGCACGACGGCGCTTTGGCAAAAATCGATTTCGCTTCTGGAAGACATTGGCGTTTGGGACGAGCTTGTCGAAGACAGTGCCCGCCTGAAAAAGATGCGAATGATCGATGACACCGATCGGCTCTTCCGGGCACCGGAAGTCGTTTTCGATTCAAGTGAACTCGGATTGGAAGAGTTCGGATTCAATATTTTAAACAGTAAACTTAATAAGAAACTTCAAGAAAAATGCGACGCAGAAGCGGGCTTGACCTGCGTGACGGACAGCGCCGGTTCAGTGACCTATTCCGATGACTTTGTTGAAGTGTGCCCGGGATCCGACAAGCCCGTGAGAGCGAGACTGGCGGTTGCAGCCGATGGGCGTCAGTCGCTGCTTCGGCAAGCGGCCGATATCGAAGTGAAATCCTGGTCCTATCCCCAGGTGGCGGTTGTGCTGAATGTTGAACACAGGCTTCCGCACGCTGATATCTCGACGGAATTCCATACGCAGACCGGACCCTTTACGCTTGTCCCCCTGCCCGGGCGAATGTGCTCAATCGTTTGTGTCGAGACGGAAGAAGGCGCGAACCACCTTCTTTCGATGCCACCGGCTGAGCTTGCGCGCGAACTTGAACGGCGCGCTCATTCCATTGTCGGAACGTTCGAAATTGTGTCCGACGTTCAGCATTTTCCGCTGTCCGGATTGAATGCGCGCAGTCTCATCGGTCAAAGGCTGGCCCTTATCGGTGAGACCGCACATGTGTTCCCGCCGATTGGTGCACAGGGGCTCAACCTGTCGCTTCGTGATATCGATGATCTGGCGAGCACGCTGCAGAGCGCTCGCATTCGCGGCAGCGATATCGGTGGCGTGGCTGTGTTGCAGTCTTATGAAGATCGGCGACGAAGCGATATCGCATCGCGTACAAACGCGGTTGACGCGCTGAACAGATCCCTGCTCACCTCGTTCCTGCCGGCACAGATTGTGCGCAGTGCTGGCATGTACATGGCAGGACGCATCGGTCCGCTCAGGCGGCTGCTGATGCGAGAAGGCATGGCACCGCGCCTTGGACTTCGCCTTCCATAG
- a CDS encoding AEC family transporter: MLDVITLALPFFGLILLGYGAGKIKNIPEAGLAWMNFFVIYLALPALFFRLLSETPFEQLANFSYIAATTFTTYIVFAISFCIGVVATRGNIGESTILGIAGAYSNVGYMGPGLTLAVLGEQATVPTALILTFDNALMFILAPLLMALAGTENETILGTLKQIIIKIFTHPFILATIAGVSAAAFEFRPPQAINTLLLYLSNAAAPCALFAMGVSIAIRPIGRIPVELPLVLSVKLLLHPILIFLLLSWLGGFDPSWVATAVLMSCLPPATNVFVIAQQYGTYVQRASSFVLVGTAVSIITVTAFIWAITSGILPTG, from the coding sequence ATGCTGGACGTAATCACTCTGGCCCTGCCGTTCTTCGGGCTCATTCTTCTGGGCTATGGCGCCGGGAAAATTAAAAACATTCCCGAAGCGGGTCTTGCCTGGATGAATTTTTTCGTCATTTATCTGGCGCTTCCGGCCCTGTTTTTCCGGCTGCTTTCGGAAACACCGTTCGAGCAACTGGCAAATTTCTCTTATATCGCGGCAACGACGTTCACGACCTATATCGTATTTGCGATCTCCTTTTGCATCGGGGTGGTCGCAACGCGCGGCAACATCGGAGAATCGACGATCTTGGGGATCGCCGGCGCCTATTCAAATGTCGGTTATATGGGTCCCGGACTGACGCTTGCCGTTCTCGGCGAACAGGCGACCGTGCCGACCGCACTGATCCTGACATTCGACAACGCGCTCATGTTCATTCTGGCGCCGCTGCTGATGGCTTTGGCCGGAACGGAAAACGAAACAATCCTGGGAACGCTGAAGCAGATCATCATAAAGATCTTCACGCACCCGTTCATCCTCGCAACGATCGCCGGTGTTTCGGCGGCTGCTTTCGAATTCCGGCCACCGCAGGCGATCAACACACTCCTGCTTTACCTCAGCAATGCCGCAGCTCCATGCGCGCTCTTTGCCATGGGCGTGTCGATAGCGATCCGGCCAATCGGACGGATACCGGTCGAACTGCCGTTGGTGCTGTCGGTCAAACTGCTGCTGCACCCGATCCTCATCTTTCTGCTGCTGTCGTGGCTCGGAGGCTTCGACCCGAGCTGGGTCGCAACGGCCGTACTCATGTCCTGCCTGCCACCGGCCACAAACGTCTTTGTTATTGCTCAGCAATACGGAACATACGTGCAGCGGGCATCGAGTTTCGTGCTCGTCGGTACGGCGGTGTCGATAATCACCGTGACCGCATTCATTTGGGCGATAACCTCTGGCATATTGCCGACCGGATAA
- a CDS encoding DUF1801 domain-containing protein, with translation MNENKTLLETIGQHPEPIRDKLLHLRRLILDVAEQNEAIGEVEETLKWGQPSFLTVKPKTGTTVRIDRDTSGEGDVVLFVHCQTSLVSHWRALFPHVCFGGNRSVHFRSEDPLPEDEIRQMITMAFTYHRSR, from the coding sequence ATGAATGAAAACAAGACCCTCTTGGAGACCATTGGGCAACATCCTGAACCTATCAGAGACAAGTTGCTTCATCTGCGCCGCCTCATTTTGGACGTGGCCGAGCAAAACGAAGCCATCGGCGAAGTGGAAGAGACACTTAAGTGGGGACAGCCCAGCTTCCTGACCGTGAAACCGAAAACAGGCACGACCGTTCGGATTGACCGCGACACGTCAGGCGAGGGGGATGTGGTCCTGTTCGTGCACTGTCAGACATCATTGGTTTCGCACTGGCGCGCGCTCTTTCCCCATGTGTGTTTTGGTGGCAACAGAAGCGTTCATTTCAGGTCTGAAGATCCGCTGCCGGAAGATGAAATCCGGCAAATGATCACCATGGCCTTTACATACCACCGCTCCCGATAG
- a CDS encoding lauroyl acyltransferase, with product MSRKKRQRKHPKRYAFQNRIEGIALNLAIFLFRLIPVDAASYLMGKAWRLFAPLNPRHKRALLHLQKAFPSMNDEKRERIVRGMWENLGRVAAETFHIDRLLKQDHRFEAVADETTAKVLAGDQACLLVSFHSGNWELCVQPVVSRGIDVTGVYQALRNPEADQALRSLRQDLYRGGLLSKGPETARKILGTLKSGGVVAMMGDLREARGIQVPFFGQMAYANTVPASLARSCNVPIVLGRVVRKKGVSFHVEGRAITVPKTEDRQEDIRSATALMHKIFEGWISEHPEQWMWIHKKWAPPGKSLIKRQEVRAIGAKSLKN from the coding sequence ATGTCTCGAAAGAAAAGACAAAGGAAACATCCGAAACGGTACGCGTTTCAAAACCGTATCGAGGGCATCGCGCTCAATCTCGCTATTTTTCTCTTTCGTCTCATCCCGGTTGACGCAGCCTCTTATTTAATGGGCAAAGCCTGGCGCTTGTTTGCACCGCTCAACCCACGCCACAAACGCGCGTTGCTGCATCTTCAAAAGGCGTTTCCTTCGATGAACGATGAGAAGCGGGAACGGATCGTTCGCGGCATGTGGGAAAACCTTGGCCGGGTTGCGGCAGAGACATTTCATATCGACCGGCTTTTGAAACAGGACCACCGGTTTGAGGCCGTTGCGGACGAGACGACAGCAAAAGTCCTTGCCGGTGACCAGGCCTGTCTTCTTGTGTCTTTCCATAGCGGTAACTGGGAATTGTGTGTTCAGCCCGTGGTGAGCCGCGGCATAGACGTCACGGGTGTCTATCAAGCGCTTAGAAACCCGGAAGCCGATCAGGCTCTAAGGTCTCTTCGGCAAGATCTCTACCGCGGCGGCCTGTTGTCGAAAGGACCCGAGACAGCACGGAAGATACTCGGAACGCTGAAGAGCGGCGGTGTTGTTGCCATGATGGGTGATCTTCGCGAAGCAAGGGGCATTCAGGTGCCTTTCTTCGGTCAGATGGCCTATGCCAACACGGTCCCTGCATCACTGGCGCGCTCATGCAACGTTCCGATCGTTCTCGGGCGCGTCGTCCGGAAGAAAGGTGTCAGCTTTCACGTTGAAGGCCGGGCGATTACTGTTCCCAAGACAGAAGACCGGCAAGAGGATATCAGGTCCGCGACAGCGCTGATGCATAAGATCTTCGAGGGCTGGATCAGCGAGCACCCGGAGCAATGGATGTGGATTCACAAGAAGTGGGCGCCTCCCGGAAAAAGCCTGATCAAAAGACAGGAAGTGCGCGCGATTGGTGCCAAGTCGCTGAAAAACTGA
- a CDS encoding CoA ester lyase, whose protein sequence is MKTPSAFYKPLAIGAPEPFREIPVSLERMIHFVPPHIEKMRAKVPDLIEKVDVVLGNLEDAIPADAKSDARNGFIQMARDNDFGSTGLWTRVNCLNSPWFLDDIVEIVGAVGEKLDVVMLPKVEGPWDIHYLDQLLAQLEAKDGLSKPILIHAILETAEGVKNVEQIAAASPRMHGMSLGPADLAASRGMKTTRVGGGHPDYAVLSDADDGGARAAYQQDLWHYTVGKMVDACLSYGIKPFYGPFGDFSDPAACESQFRNAFLMGCLGAWSLHPTQIGIAKKVFSPDAGEVEFARKILEAMPDGTGAVMIDGKMQDDATWKQAKVIFDLAKLVASKDADMAVIYGF, encoded by the coding sequence ATGAAAACCCCAAGCGCATTTTACAAGCCGCTCGCGATCGGAGCACCAGAGCCGTTTCGGGAGATCCCGGTATCGCTTGAGCGCATGATCCATTTCGTGCCGCCTCACATAGAAAAAATGCGTGCAAAGGTCCCTGATCTCATCGAAAAGGTGGACGTTGTTCTCGGCAACCTGGAAGACGCGATTCCTGCTGATGCCAAATCCGATGCCCGAAATGGGTTCATTCAGATGGCGCGGGACAACGACTTCGGATCAACCGGTCTCTGGACACGGGTCAATTGCCTCAACAGTCCCTGGTTTCTCGACGATATAGTTGAGATCGTCGGGGCGGTTGGCGAGAAACTGGATGTTGTCATGCTGCCCAAGGTCGAAGGGCCCTGGGACATACACTACCTCGATCAGCTTCTTGCGCAGCTTGAAGCAAAGGATGGCCTGTCAAAACCGATCCTGATCCATGCCATCCTGGAAACGGCCGAGGGCGTCAAGAACGTCGAGCAGATCGCGGCCGCAAGCCCTCGCATGCATGGCATGAGCCTTGGCCCCGCAGACCTGGCAGCCTCAAGGGGCATGAAGACAACCCGCGTCGGTGGCGGGCATCCAGACTATGCCGTCCTGTCCGATGCCGATGATGGTGGAGCGCGTGCAGCTTATCAGCAGGATCTGTGGCACTATACGGTTGGCAAAATGGTCGATGCCTGCCTTTCCTATGGCATCAAGCCGTTTTACGGCCCGTTCGGAGACTTCTCTGATCCTGCGGCATGCGAAAGCCAGTTCCGTAACGCATTCTTGATGGGGTGTCTCGGGGCCTGGTCGTTGCACCCAACTCAGATTGGAATTGCCAAAAAGGTGTTTTCACCCGATGCAGGCGAAGTGGAATTCGCACGAAAGATCCTGGAAGCCATGCCAGATGGTACCGGTGCCGTCATGATCGATGGTAAGATGCAAGATGATGCAACCTGGAAGCAGGCCAAAGTCATTTTTGACCTGGCTAAGCTTGTTGCGAGCAAAGATGCGGACATGGCCGTAATTTATGGTTTTTAG